One segment of Paenibacillus rhizovicinus DNA contains the following:
- a CDS encoding 6-phosphogluconolactonase codes for MIRVFETEAELAQAIADEMQHDLANEEHPVFCLASGSTPQKSYRKFADAIDPAGKIKSLRIVSLDEWVGIDRSSEGSCYQMLNEDLFSQVPLDGALIEFFDGTQDDLQAECARIDRYIEQHPITFSLMGVGMNGHIGLNEPGCPVLDASSVVELSETTRVVGQKYFNEAAKLERGITLGLGQVIRSKRVIVAITGERKAEIVREIFGNPQAKLPAQELLGFEHIDFFLDAEAAKHMDGNKK; via the coding sequence ATGATTCGAGTATTCGAAACCGAGGCCGAACTGGCCCAAGCGATTGCAGACGAAATGCAGCATGACCTAGCGAACGAGGAGCATCCGGTGTTCTGTCTGGCCTCCGGAAGCACCCCTCAGAAGAGCTATCGCAAATTCGCGGATGCGATCGATCCGGCAGGCAAAATCAAGTCGCTGCGCATCGTTAGTCTCGACGAGTGGGTCGGCATCGATCGCAGCTCCGAGGGCAGCTGCTACCAGATGCTGAACGAAGACTTATTCTCGCAAGTGCCGCTCGACGGCGCTTTGATCGAGTTCTTCGATGGAACGCAGGACGATCTGCAGGCAGAATGCGCAAGAATCGACCGTTATATCGAGCAGCACCCGATTACGTTCAGCCTGATGGGCGTGGGCATGAACGGGCATATCGGCCTGAACGAGCCGGGCTGCCCGGTGCTGGATGCCAGCAGCGTCGTGGAGCTGTCGGAAACGACGCGCGTCGTCGGCCAGAAATATTTTAACGAAGCGGCGAAGCTGGAACGGGGCATTACGCTCGGCCTAGGGCAAGTCATTCGCAGCAAGCGCGTGATCGTAGCGATTACGGGCGAACGCAAAGCGGAAATCGTCCGCGAGATCTTCGGCAATCCGCAAGCGAAATTGCCTGCGCAGGAACTGCTCGGTTTCGAGCATATCGATTTCTTCCTGGATGCGGAAGCGGCGAAGCATATGGACGGCAATAAGAAATAA